The Myroides fluvii region AGGTCAGAAGAAAGTGTAACAACGAATGAGCGAAAAGTAGAAACGGCAACTCCTAGCCCATCGAGTTCAGCAAATGCGGCCAATGCACCTGCTTCTGAACGAATTGATTTAGTAAATAAAGGCAAAGGGCCAATCAAAACCTTGTTACTAGGTGATATTGATCAAGCCATGGCAGCAAAAGGCCAAGAAGTATTCAAAACCATGTGTACGGCTTGTCATAAAACAGACAAGAAGTTTATTGGACCAGCGCCAAAAGGCATTTTAGAACGTCGTACGCCAGAATGGGTAATGAACATGATTTTAAATCCCGAAAATATGATTGAAAATGATCCATTAGCACAAGATTTACTTAAGGAATTTAATGGTGCACCGATGGCGAACCAAAATCTTACAGAGGAAGAGGCTCGTGCCGTACTGGAATATTTTAGAACACTGTAACCTTAATACCATCAAGTATGAAAAAGTATATCACACTCAGTTTAGTGAGTTGTCTGGTTGGACTTACCTTCATCAGTTGCAACAAGTCCAAGCAAAATAATAAAGGAGCGCTTTCCTCCAATGCAGCGGAGAAAGTGTATGTAGCACCTGGAGAATACGACGAATATTATGGTTTCTTTTCAGGGGGATTTAGCGGCCAATTATCTGTATATGGATTGCCATCAGGGCGATTATTCAAAGTGATTCCCGTATTCTCTCAAGATCCAGAAAAAGGCTACGGCTATAGTGAAGAAACAAAACCCATGTTGATGACTTCTCATGGTTTTATTCCTTGGGATGATTCCCACCACCCGGATATTTCTCAAACCAATGGAGAATTAGACGGTCGATGGATTTTCATCAATGGAAATAATACACCGCGTATTGCGCGTATCGATTTGGAAGATTTTAGCACAGCCGAGATCATTGAAATCCCAAATAGTGCGGGAAATCACAGCTCGTCTTTCGTAACAGAAAATACTGAATATGTAGTGGCTGGAACCCGTTTTTCGGTTCCTATTCCACAACGCGATATTCCAATTAAAGAGTACAAAGGAAACTTTAAAGGAAGTTTATCCTTCATTAAAGTAGATCAACAATCAGGAGAAATGGATTTGGCCTTCCAGATTCAAATGCCTGGTTTCAACTATGACTTATCACACCCTGGGCGTGGTAAATCTCACGGATGGTTCTTCTTCACCACCTATAATACCGAAGAAGCACATAGTTTACTAGAAGTGAATGCCTCTCAAAACGACAAAGATTTTATTGCGGCAGTCAACTGGAAAAAAGCAGAAGAGTATATCAAAGCGGGAAAAGGAAAAAAAATGCCCGCGAAATATGCACATAATAAGTTTGACAATGCCACGCATATGGCCACGCACACCATGAAAGAGGAAGTGCTTATTTTAGATGCGAGTGAGTTTCCTGATTTAGTGTATTTATTACCTACGCCAAAATCACCCCATGGCTGTGATGTTGATCCATCAGGAGAATACATCATTGGAAATGGTAAACTTTCGGCCAACCTAACGGTACACTCTTTTACAAAAATGTTGGATGCCATCGAGAAAAAGAAATTTGATGGAGAGGCTTAT contains the following coding sequences:
- a CDS encoding c-type cytochrome; this encodes MKSKVLSFMLLAGCLTLVSCGEKSAKPRSEESVTTNERKVETATPSPSSSANAANAPASERIDLVNKGKGPIKTLLLGDIDQAMAAKGQEVFKTMCTACHKTDKKFIGPAPKGILERRTPEWVMNMILNPENMIENDPLAQDLLKEFNGAPMANQNLTEEEARAVLEYFRTL
- the nosZ gene encoding Sec-dependent nitrous-oxide reductase, producing the protein MKKYITLSLVSCLVGLTFISCNKSKQNNKGALSSNAAEKVYVAPGEYDEYYGFFSGGFSGQLSVYGLPSGRLFKVIPVFSQDPEKGYGYSEETKPMLMTSHGFIPWDDSHHPDISQTNGELDGRWIFINGNNTPRIARIDLEDFSTAEIIEIPNSAGNHSSSFVTENTEYVVAGTRFSVPIPQRDIPIKEYKGNFKGSLSFIKVDQQSGEMDLAFQIQMPGFNYDLSHPGRGKSHGWFFFTTYNTEEAHSLLEVNASQNDKDFIAAVNWKKAEEYIKAGKGKKMPAKYAHNKFDNATHMATHTMKEEVLILDASEFPDLVYLLPTPKSPHGCDVDPSGEYIIGNGKLSANLTVHSFTKMLDAIEKKKFDGEAYGLPILKFEDVLAGVVEQPGLGPLHTEFDGKGNAYTTFFISSEVVKWKLGTWEIIDRKPTFYSVGHLMIPGGNSRKPDGKYLVAMNKITKDRYLPVGPDLNHSAQLYDISGDKMELLLDFPTIGEPHYAAAIKADKIKDKARQIYKLDENKHPYAAKSPAETKVTRNGKEVHIYMTMIRSHFTPDNIEGIKVGDKVYFHVTNLEQDFDVPHGISMLGANTAELLVTPGKTETFVWEPKQVGVWPFYCTDFCSALHQEMQGYVRVSPADSTLPLSWSLDDE